A single genomic interval of Mucilaginibacter robiniae harbors:
- a CDS encoding type VI secretion system contractile sheath small subunit, protein MFNYEIGGNERKVDTSEAFGEISPNKTLFIQKLTDNEPLRPEKVEGLKTVEEVFEHYNPNVNVTLDKQDGSVITENLKFKNLGDFGVKNLVQQSSYLRKLNIEREMYLNIIKQLKTNKTLKTTLDNEETRAAFVSALKNFVKELDQ, encoded by the coding sequence ATGTTTAATTATGAAATAGGAGGAAACGAAAGAAAAGTCGATACCTCAGAAGCATTTGGTGAGATATCTCCCAATAAAACATTATTCATACAAAAGCTTACAGACAACGAACCTCTTCGGCCTGAAAAGGTAGAAGGTTTAAAAACAGTTGAAGAAGTTTTTGAACATTATAATCCCAATGTTAATGTAACACTTGACAAACAGGATGGTTCAGTGATTACTGAAAACCTAAAATTTAAAAACCTAGGTGATTTCGGAGTTAAAAACTTGGTGCAGCAAAGCAGTTATTTGCGTAAACTCAATATCGAACGCGAAATGTATCTGAATATTATTAAGCAGCTGAAAACCAATAAAACATTAAAAACAACGCTTGATAATGAAGAAACAAGAGCTGCCTTCGTGAGCGCACTTAAAAACTTTGTTAAGGAACTTGATCAATAA